Proteins from one Cryptomeria japonica chromosome 4, Sugi_1.0, whole genome shotgun sequence genomic window:
- the LOC131875168 gene encoding glycine-rich RNA-binding protein 2-like, which yields MTQPQLRKLEYWRCAFDELDTVKWSPYQDCEKWEDDVDVMPYVFMVQFLIGWTMYVAERHLAGRSIRTREEEIRQGGEDGGGGGGGGGRGFGGRGGVGRLQRRGKGGQPLRLSQGLFRQGAARAGGRDDSGGEGGDVAMEMGHEAIGGGEGNL from the exons atgactcAGCCCCAGCTGAGGAAGCTGGAGTATTGGAGGTGTGCATTTGATGAGTTAGATACGGTGAAATGGAGCCCCTACCAAGATTGTGagaagtgggaggatgatgtagacgTGATGCCATATGTGTTCATGGTGCAGTTCCTCATTGGATGGACAATGTATGTGGCAGAGAGACATTTGGCAGGGCgg AGCATCAGGACAAGGGAGGAGGAGATTAGACAAGGGGGcgaagatggtggaggaggtggaggaggcgGAGGGAGAGGTTTTGGAGGAAGAGGTGGAGTAGGGCGGTTACAGAGGAGAGGCAAAGGCGGGCAGCCCTTACGACTGTCACAAGGTTTGTTCAGACAGGGAGCAGCGAGAGCAGGAGGGAGAGATGACAGTGGTGGAGAGGGTGGTGATGTGGCTATGGAGATGGGACATGAAGCCATAGGTGGGGGAGAGGGGAACCTATGA